A DNA window from Actinokineospora baliensis contains the following coding sequences:
- a CDS encoding SDR family NAD(P)-dependent oxidoreductase: MRFADTVVLITGAGTGIGAATARRVVAEGGKVVLTGRREAPLREVGDPLGDDALVVPGDAADSASMKAVVAATLERFGRLDVVVANAGGHGLGSALETSDASWQQAIEVNLTTAFITIRESLPALTERGGSVVLVSSLAGLFAGPAVAGYVTTKHALIGLTRSIARDYGKHGVRANAVCPGWVRTPMADLQMDELAAIKGTDRDGAYGIATENVPLGRPATSEEVAAVITFLASKDAAIVSGAVVTADAGSSAVDLPTIAFD; the protein is encoded by the coding sequence ATGAGGTTCGCGGACACGGTGGTCCTGATCACCGGCGCAGGCACGGGTATCGGCGCCGCCACGGCGCGGCGCGTGGTCGCCGAGGGCGGCAAGGTCGTGCTGACCGGCCGCCGGGAGGCCCCGCTGCGCGAGGTCGGCGACCCGCTGGGCGACGACGCGCTGGTGGTGCCCGGCGACGCGGCGGACTCCGCGTCGATGAAGGCGGTCGTGGCGGCCACCCTGGAGCGCTTCGGCAGGCTCGACGTGGTGGTGGCCAACGCGGGCGGCCACGGCCTCGGCTCGGCGCTGGAGACCAGCGACGCCAGTTGGCAGCAGGCCATCGAGGTCAACCTGACCACGGCGTTCATCACCATCCGCGAGTCGCTGCCCGCGCTGACCGAGCGCGGCGGGTCGGTCGTGCTGGTGTCCTCGCTGGCCGGGCTGTTCGCGGGCCCCGCCGTCGCCGGGTACGTCACCACCAAGCACGCGCTGATCGGCCTGACCCGCTCGATCGCCCGCGACTACGGCAAGCACGGCGTGCGCGCCAACGCGGTCTGCCCCGGCTGGGTGCGCACCCCGATGGCCGACCTGCAGATGGACGAACTGGCCGCCATCAAGGGAACCGACCGCGACGGCGCCTACGGCATCGCCACCGAGAACGTCCCGCTTGGCCGCCCGGCCACCTCCGAGGAGGTCGCCGCCGTGATCACCTTCCTCGCCTCCAAGGACGCCGCCATCGTCAGCGGCGCCGTGGTCACCGCCGACGCGGGCTCCAGCGCCGTCGACCTGCCCACCATCGCCTTCGACTAG
- a CDS encoding fumarylacetoacetate hydrolase family protein has translation MSAHPLGLQPSKIIAVHLNYRSRAAERGRFPEEPSYFVKPPSSLSHSGADLVRPKGTVLSAFEGEIAVVIGKRAKNVSRSQALDYVKGVAAANDFGVHDLRYADRGSNLRSKGADGYTPVGPVLLDPRTADLTLRTWVNGVLVQEAKVDDLLFDFAYLIADLTRTITLEVDDIILCGTPTGATVVEPGDVVEVAIGDTERLVNTVVEAEAELPKPGARPQVTPTDRSIAYGKDVPAIRPETEAALKAVSTATLSSQLRKRGLNHTFLTGLAPARPDLRMVGTAHTLRYLPLREDMFDERGGGMNAQKRAVEAIGDGQVLVIDCRDEHGAGTIGDILALRAARRGAVGIVTDGCLRDSPSFRELEIPTYSAGAHAAVLGRKHVPWEIGVDVACAGVLVRPGDVLVGDGEGVILIPPAIVDEVAADALEMERQEKFILARVDEGESVDGLYPLGPKWREAYDRWDGE, from the coding sequence GTGAGCGCGCACCCGCTGGGTCTCCAGCCGTCGAAGATCATCGCGGTGCACCTGAACTACCGCAGCCGCGCCGCCGAGCGGGGTCGCTTCCCCGAGGAGCCGTCCTACTTCGTCAAGCCGCCGTCGTCGCTGTCGCACTCGGGCGCCGACCTGGTCCGCCCCAAGGGCACCGTGCTCTCGGCCTTCGAGGGCGAGATCGCCGTCGTCATCGGCAAGCGGGCCAAGAACGTGAGCCGTTCGCAGGCGTTGGACTACGTCAAGGGCGTCGCGGCGGCCAACGACTTCGGCGTGCACGACCTGCGCTACGCCGACCGCGGCTCCAACCTGCGCAGCAAGGGCGCCGACGGCTACACCCCCGTCGGTCCGGTCCTGCTGGACCCGCGCACCGCCGACCTGACCCTGCGCACCTGGGTCAACGGCGTGCTGGTGCAGGAGGCCAAGGTCGACGACCTGCTGTTCGACTTCGCCTACCTGATCGCCGACCTGACCCGCACCATCACCCTCGAGGTCGACGACATCATCCTGTGCGGCACCCCCACCGGCGCCACCGTCGTCGAGCCGGGTGACGTCGTCGAGGTGGCCATCGGCGACACCGAGCGCCTGGTCAACACCGTCGTCGAGGCCGAGGCCGAGCTGCCCAAGCCGGGCGCGCGGCCGCAGGTGACCCCGACGGACCGCTCGATCGCTTACGGCAAGGACGTTCCCGCGATCAGGCCCGAGACCGAGGCGGCGCTCAAGGCGGTGTCCACCGCGACGCTGTCGAGTCAGTTGCGCAAGCGCGGTCTGAACCACACGTTCCTCACCGGACTCGCCCCCGCGCGCCCCGACCTGCGCATGGTCGGCACAGCGCACACGCTTCGCTACCTGCCGTTGCGGGAGGACATGTTCGACGAGCGCGGCGGCGGCATGAACGCGCAGAAGCGCGCCGTCGAGGCGATCGGCGACGGCCAGGTCCTGGTCATCGACTGCCGCGACGAGCACGGCGCGGGCACCATCGGCGACATCCTCGCCCTGCGCGCGGCGCGTCGCGGCGCGGTCGGCATCGTCACCGACGGGTGCCTGCGCGACAGCCCGTCCTTCCGCGAGTTGGAGATCCCGACCTACTCGGCCGGTGCGCACGCCGCGGTCCTGGGCCGCAAGCACGTGCCGTGGGAGATCGGTGTGGACGTGGCCTGCGCCGGTGTGCTGGTGCGCCCCGGTGACGTGCTGGTCGGCGACGGCGAGGGCGTCATCCTGATCCCGCCCGCCATCGTCGACGAGGTCGCCGCGGACGCGCTGGAGATGGAGCGCCAGGAGAAGTTCATCCTGGCCAGGGTCGACGAGGGCGAGTCCGTCGACGGCCTCTACCCGCTGGGTCCGAAGTGGCGGGAAGCCTACGACCGCTGGGACGGCGAATGA
- the hpaE gene encoding 5-carboxymethyl-2-hydroxymuconate semialdehyde dehydrogenase, translating into MAEQAVPRPVDLPSDLRHFIDGKPASSVDGATFPVADPVTNEVYGRVAAGDAADIDLAVAAAKRAFTDGPWPRLSARERAKILNKIADGIEVRAERLAELECFDTGLPITQARGQAHRAAENFRYFADVIVAIHDEAYVVGDKQVNYSVRQPAGVAGLITPWNTPFMLETWKLAPSLASGCTVVLKPAEWSPLSASLLPEIMAEAGVPDGVFNLVHGIGEQAGAALVAHPDVPRISFTGESGTGQIIMRSSADNLKEVSMELGGKSPCVVFADADFDRAVDAAVFGVFSLNGERCTASSRVLVQREIYDRFVEALGARAAAVKVGLPSDPATEVGALIHPEHYARVLEYVEIGKRESRLVAGGVRPDGLPEGNFLQPTVFADVRPDATIFQEEIFGPVVGVTPFDTEEEAVELANATKYGLAGYVWTSDLQRGHRVARAVQSGMVWINSHNVRDLRTPFGGIKASGVGQEGGVHSIDFYSDVRAIHVAVGDLHTPQFGK; encoded by the coding sequence ATGGCCGAGCAGGCTGTTCCCCGCCCCGTCGACCTGCCAAGCGACCTGCGGCACTTCATCGACGGCAAGCCGGCGTCCAGTGTGGACGGTGCGACGTTCCCGGTCGCCGACCCGGTGACCAACGAGGTCTACGGCCGCGTGGCCGCCGGTGACGCCGCCGACATCGACCTGGCCGTCGCCGCGGCCAAGCGCGCCTTCACCGACGGCCCGTGGCCGCGGCTGAGCGCCCGCGAGCGCGCCAAGATCCTGAACAAGATCGCCGACGGCATCGAGGTCCGCGCCGAGCGCCTCGCCGAGCTGGAGTGCTTCGACACCGGCCTGCCGATCACCCAGGCCCGCGGCCAGGCGCACCGCGCCGCGGAGAACTTCCGCTACTTCGCCGACGTCATCGTCGCCATCCACGACGAGGCCTACGTCGTCGGCGACAAGCAGGTCAACTACTCGGTGCGCCAGCCTGCCGGTGTCGCCGGCCTGATCACCCCGTGGAACACCCCGTTCATGCTCGAGACCTGGAAGCTGGCCCCCAGCCTGGCCTCCGGCTGCACCGTGGTGCTCAAGCCCGCCGAGTGGTCGCCGCTGTCGGCGAGCCTGCTGCCGGAGATCATGGCCGAGGCAGGCGTGCCCGACGGCGTGTTCAACCTGGTGCACGGCATCGGCGAGCAGGCGGGCGCCGCGCTGGTCGCGCACCCCGACGTCCCGCGCATCTCCTTCACCGGCGAGAGCGGCACCGGCCAGATCATCATGCGCTCCTCGGCCGACAACCTGAAGGAGGTGTCGATGGAGCTCGGCGGCAAGTCGCCGTGCGTGGTCTTCGCCGACGCCGACTTCGACCGGGCCGTCGACGCCGCGGTGTTCGGCGTGTTCTCCCTCAACGGCGAGCGCTGCACCGCCAGCTCCCGGGTCCTGGTCCAGCGCGAGATCTACGACCGCTTCGTCGAGGCGCTGGGCGCCCGCGCCGCCGCGGTCAAGGTCGGCCTGCCGTCCGACCCGGCCACCGAGGTCGGCGCGCTGATCCACCCCGAGCACTACGCCCGGGTGCTGGAGTACGTCGAGATCGGCAAGCGGGAGTCCCGCCTCGTCGCCGGTGGCGTGCGCCCCGATGGCCTGCCGGAGGGCAACTTCCTGCAGCCCACCGTGTTCGCCGACGTGCGCCCGGACGCCACGATCTTCCAGGAGGAGATCTTCGGCCCCGTGGTCGGCGTGACGCCGTTCGACACCGAGGAGGAGGCCGTCGAGCTGGCCAACGCCACCAAGTACGGCCTCGCCGGGTACGTGTGGACCAGCGACCTGCAGCGCGGCCACCGGGTCGCCCGCGCCGTGCAGTCGGGCATGGTCTGGATCAACTCGCACAACGTGCGCGACCTGCGCACCCCGTTCGGCGGCATCAAGGCCAGCGGCGTCGGCCAGGAGGGCGGCGTGCACAGCATCGACTTCTACAGCGACGTGCGCGCCATCCACGTGGCGGTCGGGGACCTGCACACCCCCCAGTTCGGCAAGTAG
- a CDS encoding Pls/PosA family non-ribosomal peptide synthetase, with protein sequence MAAPESVAEALVDDTGVLVGAGHTHDARWRRGERLQHLFERSDRPAVDTGELVMTYAELDDRATRLARYLLSRGVGSGDRVGLLFDQAWRSYVAMLAVLKVHAAYVPLDPGFPADRVGYIVGDADVALVLTQQHLLPVLGESGTAVLSVDTAADAIDALDPSPLRADELSGPTDDLCYIIYTSGSTGRPKGVAVEHASICNFVRVAGEVYGIRPDDRVYQGMTIAFDFSVEEIWVPWVVGATLVPRPSGAALVGYELAEFLAERRVTALCCVPTLLATLEDDLPDLRFLLVSGEACPRDLIARWHRADRRFLNVYGPTEATVTATWTTVDPDRPVTIGVPLPTYSVVILDPDRTTALPRGSTGEIGIAGIGLARGYLNRDDLTGKAFIDDFLGIENNPSGRIYRTGDLGRVDDGGHIQYLGRIDTQVKVRGYRIELTEVESVLLNAPGVVAAVVDTHRPDPATTELVGYYTARDDLDQDDLRAHLRRHLPGYMVPAYLERLDTIPMTPSNKADRKNLPAPSGSRSSSTVDYRAPETPVESALAEELAAVLGVERVSADGHFFTDLAVDSLLMSRFCARVRQRDDLPTLTMRQVYQHPTVRELAAALPTATAPVRTRVQDSVDPIRGWRYLLCGAAQTLFLLSYVYFAALVLDVGIGWILAGTDPLGMYTRAVVFSAATLVTACTVPVLLKWLLVGRWKPRSFRVWGLTYFRFWVVRSLLRFNPIRLFAGSPLVVLYLRALGAKVGSGAIVLTQNLPVCTDLLTIGDGAVIRKDTWLTGYRAQAGVITTGRVTVGAGAYLGEAAVLDIDTALGDDAQLGHASCLHPGTAVPAGESWHGSPARPAPSSFRADIAAKVTAWRRFGYSSLQLATMVVWSLPVVLLVSDLLSDAFLAVAPVNPGDITFYAVQLAAASALYVGGAMMGLIVVTTIPRLLSLPLKPDVVYPLYGVKYTLQRTTTRLTNSRTYLYLFGDSSYIVGYLRWIGYDLGRVEQTGSNFGVELKQDSPLLSTVGSGTMVSDGLSVVNADYSGSAFRVRRTEIGPRNFLGNNIVYPPGGRTGDNVLLATKVMVPTDGAVRADTGLLGSPAFEIPRTVRRDTSFDHLKTGQTFRERLAAKNRHNLVTIGLFVLVRCVDLWAVVVLNAIAAGLHPRFGTVATALGLLATYLFVVAFGILVERAALGFGRLKPRFCSIYDPAFWRHERFWKLSAGRYLALFNGTPLKVLVWRLLGVRMGPRVFDDGCAVPEKTLVTIGADAVLNPGSVVQGHSLEDATFKSDHIVLGAGTTLGVAAFTHYGTRVAEHTVVDADAFLMKGSETDTASRWRGNPATELTGSDPTTVPNATRHPAELNPGVSR encoded by the coding sequence ATGGCAGCACCGGAGTCCGTCGCCGAGGCGCTCGTCGACGACACCGGGGTCCTGGTCGGGGCTGGCCACACCCACGACGCGCGGTGGCGGCGCGGCGAGCGCCTGCAGCACCTGTTCGAGCGCTCGGACCGGCCCGCCGTGGACACCGGTGAGCTGGTCATGACCTACGCCGAACTCGACGACCGGGCCACCAGGCTGGCCCGGTACCTGCTCAGCCGCGGCGTCGGCTCCGGCGACCGGGTCGGGCTGCTGTTCGACCAGGCGTGGCGCTCCTACGTCGCGATGCTCGCCGTGCTCAAGGTGCACGCCGCCTACGTCCCGCTCGACCCGGGGTTCCCCGCCGACCGCGTCGGCTACATCGTCGGCGACGCCGATGTCGCGCTGGTGCTCACCCAGCAGCACCTGCTGCCCGTGCTCGGCGAGAGCGGCACCGCCGTGCTCAGCGTGGACACCGCGGCCGACGCCATCGACGCGCTCGACCCGTCCCCCCTGCGCGCCGACGAGCTCAGCGGCCCGACCGACGACCTCTGCTACATCATCTACACCTCGGGTTCCACCGGCAGGCCCAAGGGCGTCGCGGTCGAGCACGCCAGCATCTGCAACTTCGTCCGGGTCGCGGGCGAGGTGTACGGCATCCGCCCCGACGACCGGGTCTACCAGGGCATGACCATCGCCTTCGACTTCTCCGTCGAGGAGATCTGGGTCCCCTGGGTGGTCGGCGCGACCCTGGTCCCGCGCCCCTCCGGCGCCGCGCTGGTCGGCTACGAGCTCGCCGAGTTCCTCGCCGAGCGCCGGGTCACCGCGTTGTGCTGCGTGCCGACCCTGCTGGCCACGCTGGAGGACGACCTACCGGACCTGCGGTTCCTGCTGGTCTCCGGCGAGGCCTGCCCGCGCGACCTCATCGCCCGCTGGCACCGCGCGGACCGCCGCTTCCTCAACGTCTACGGCCCCACCGAGGCCACCGTCACCGCCACCTGGACCACCGTCGACCCCGACCGCCCGGTCACCATCGGCGTTCCGCTGCCCACCTACTCAGTGGTCATCCTCGACCCCGACCGGACGACAGCCCTTCCGCGGGGGTCCACCGGTGAGATCGGCATCGCCGGGATCGGCCTGGCGCGCGGCTACCTCAACCGCGACGACCTCACCGGCAAGGCGTTCATCGATGACTTCCTCGGCATCGAGAACAACCCCTCCGGGCGCATCTACCGCACCGGCGACCTCGGCCGCGTCGACGACGGCGGCCACATCCAGTACCTGGGCCGCATCGACACCCAGGTCAAGGTCCGCGGCTACCGCATCGAGCTGACCGAGGTCGAATCGGTGCTGCTCAACGCCCCCGGTGTCGTCGCGGCCGTGGTGGACACCCATCGGCCCGACCCCGCCACCACCGAACTGGTCGGCTACTACACCGCCCGCGACGACCTCGACCAGGACGACCTGCGCGCCCACTTACGCAGGCACCTGCCCGGCTACATGGTCCCGGCCTACCTCGAGCGCCTCGACACCATCCCGATGACGCCGAGCAACAAGGCCGACCGCAAGAACCTCCCGGCCCCCAGCGGTTCCCGCAGTTCCTCCACAGTGGACTACCGTGCCCCGGAGACCCCCGTCGAGTCCGCCTTGGCCGAGGAGTTGGCCGCGGTGCTCGGCGTGGAGCGGGTCTCCGCCGACGGGCACTTCTTCACCGACCTCGCCGTGGACTCCCTGCTGATGTCCCGCTTCTGCGCCCGGGTGCGGCAACGCGACGACCTGCCCACCCTGACCATGCGGCAGGTCTACCAACACCCCACCGTCCGCGAACTCGCTGCCGCGCTGCCCACGGCGACCGCGCCCGTGCGGACGCGCGTGCAGGACTCCGTCGACCCGATCCGCGGTTGGCGCTACCTGCTTTGCGGGGCAGCGCAAACGCTTTTCCTGCTGTCCTATGTGTACTTCGCTGCCCTGGTGCTCGACGTCGGCATCGGGTGGATCCTCGCGGGCACCGATCCGCTCGGCATGTACACCCGAGCCGTCGTGTTCAGCGCGGCGACCCTGGTCACCGCATGCACGGTCCCCGTCCTGCTCAAGTGGCTGCTCGTCGGCCGCTGGAAACCGCGGTCGTTCCGGGTCTGGGGGTTGACCTACTTCCGGTTCTGGGTCGTGCGGTCCCTGCTGCGGTTCAACCCGATCCGGCTGTTCGCCGGATCACCCCTGGTCGTGCTGTACCTGCGGGCGTTGGGCGCGAAGGTCGGCTCGGGCGCGATCGTGCTCACCCAGAACCTCCCGGTGTGCACCGACCTGCTGACCATCGGCGACGGCGCCGTCATCCGCAAGGACACCTGGCTCACCGGCTACCGGGCCCAGGCGGGCGTGATCACCACCGGCCGGGTCACCGTCGGCGCGGGCGCCTACCTCGGCGAGGCCGCCGTCCTCGACATCGACACCGCCCTCGGCGACGACGCCCAACTCGGCCACGCCTCGTGCCTGCACCCGGGTACGGCCGTCCCGGCGGGGGAGAGCTGGCACGGCTCACCGGCCCGACCCGCGCCGTCGTCCTTCCGCGCGGACATCGCCGCGAAGGTCACCGCCTGGCGCCGCTTCGGCTACAGCTCCCTGCAACTGGCCACGATGGTCGTGTGGTCGCTGCCGGTCGTCCTGCTCGTCAGCGACCTGCTCTCCGACGCGTTCCTCGCGGTGGCGCCGGTGAACCCCGGCGACATCACCTTCTACGCGGTCCAACTGGCGGCGGCGTCAGCGCTCTACGTCGGTGGTGCCATGATGGGACTCATCGTGGTGACCACAATTCCGAGGCTGCTGAGCCTCCCGCTCAAACCCGATGTGGTCTACCCGCTCTACGGTGTCAAGTACACCCTGCAACGCACCACGACGCGCCTGACCAACTCGCGCACGTACCTCTACCTGTTCGGCGACAGCTCCTACATCGTCGGCTACCTGCGCTGGATCGGCTACGACCTCGGCCGCGTCGAGCAGACCGGCTCCAACTTCGGCGTCGAGCTCAAGCAGGACTCACCGCTGCTGAGCACCGTCGGCTCCGGCACGATGGTCTCCGACGGCCTGTCGGTGGTCAACGCCGACTACTCGGGCAGCGCCTTCCGGGTCCGGCGCACCGAGATCGGGCCGCGCAACTTCCTCGGCAACAACATCGTCTACCCGCCCGGCGGCCGCACCGGCGACAACGTCCTGCTGGCGACGAAGGTCATGGTCCCCACCGACGGGGCCGTCCGCGCCGACACCGGCCTGCTCGGCTCGCCCGCCTTCGAGATCCCGCGCACGGTGCGCCGCGACACCTCGTTCGACCACCTCAAGACCGGGCAGACCTTCCGCGAGCGGCTGGCGGCCAAGAACCGGCACAACCTCGTCACCATCGGCCTGTTCGTGCTGGTCCGCTGCGTCGACCTGTGGGCGGTGGTGGTGCTCAACGCGATCGCGGCCGGCCTGCACCCGCGGTTCGGCACCGTCGCCACCGCCCTCGGCCTGCTCGCCACCTACCTGTTCGTGGTGGCCTTCGGCATCCTCGTCGAACGCGCCGCGCTGGGGTTCGGCCGCCTCAAGCCCCGGTTCTGCTCCATCTACGACCCGGCGTTCTGGCGCCACGAGCGGTTCTGGAAGCTCAGCGCGGGCCGCTACCTGGCCCTGTTCAACGGAACCCCGCTCAAGGTGCTCGTCTGGCGCCTGCTCGGTGTCCGGATGGGACCCCGGGTGTTCGACGACGGGTGCGCCGTCCCCGAGAAGACCCTGGTGACCATCGGCGCCGACGCGGTCCTCAACCCCGGCAGCGTCGTGCAGGGCCACTCGCTCGAAGACGCCACCTTCAAGTCCGACCACATCGTCCTCGGCGCGGGCACCACCCTCGGCGTCGCCGCCTTCACCCACTACGGCACGCGGGTCGCCGAGCACACCGTCGTCGACGCCGACGCCTTCCTGATGAAGGGCAGCGAGACCGACACCGCGTCGCGCTGGCGCGGCAACCCCGCCACCGAACTCACCGGTTCGGACCCCACGACCGTCCCGAACGCCACCCGCCACCCTGCAGAGCTGAACCCGGGAGTGAGCCGATGA
- a CDS encoding SDR family NAD(P)-dependent oxidoreductase, whose translation MGSVDGGWRLDGKVALVTGAGSGAGAAIARGLDAAGATVAVLDGDSTGAELASRGLRRGMVVRADVTDPVQVDGAVRAVVDHFGRLDLLVSNAGACECGPTAAGSTMDITDEQWHAALAARLDGTFYATRAALRAMKGQGSGVIVTVAAGCGHLAQHGAVDGAVRGFTAAVARDVAPLGILVGGVAPDCADYLVPDDIAAAVLGLLGPGGERLTGQTITTRGTSG comes from the coding sequence ATGGGCAGCGTGGACGGCGGTTGGCGCCTCGACGGGAAGGTCGCACTGGTCACCGGAGCGGGATCGGGTGCCGGAGCGGCGATCGCCCGCGGCCTCGACGCCGCGGGTGCCACCGTCGCGGTGCTCGACGGGGACTCCACCGGGGCCGAGTTGGCCTCGCGGGGCCTGCGCCGCGGCATGGTGGTGCGCGCCGACGTGACCGACCCGGTCCAGGTCGACGGTGCGGTGCGCGCGGTTGTCGACCACTTCGGCAGGCTCGACCTGCTGGTCAGCAACGCCGGTGCCTGCGAGTGCGGGCCGACCGCCGCGGGCTCCACAATGGACATAACGGACGAGCAGTGGCACGCCGCGCTCGCCGCCAGGCTCGACGGCACCTTCTACGCCACCCGGGCCGCGCTGCGGGCGATGAAGGGCCAGGGCAGTGGCGTCATCGTGACCGTCGCCGCCGGGTGCGGCCACCTCGCCCAGCACGGCGCGGTCGACGGCGCGGTGCGCGGCTTCACCGCCGCGGTCGCGCGCGACGTCGCCCCGTTGGGCATCCTGGTCGGCGGGGTCGCCCCGGACTGCGCCGACTACCTGGTGCCAGACGACATCGCCGCCGCCGTCCTGGGCCTGCTCGGCCCCGGCGGGGAGCGGCTCACCGGACAGACGATCACGACGAGAGGGACGAGCGGATGA
- a CDS encoding GntR family transcriptional regulator: MTTPALDGRSKTQYAYETLKQRIVDGWYGPGTRLVFDRIARDLGVSAVPVREAVRRLEAEGWVVFERNVGAQVAGVDPDQYRHAMHTLALLEGHAMATARFTPAALTRAATLNDRMRATLAEFDPLGFTRLNREFHLLLCGGCANPHLRDLITREWNLLDVLRRSTFAIVPGRARESVDEHDELLRLLRTGAPAAEVEAFARQHKLNTVSAVSTVSWR; the protein is encoded by the coding sequence ATGACCACCCCGGCGCTGGACGGCCGCTCCAAGACCCAGTACGCCTACGAGACGCTCAAGCAGCGCATCGTGGACGGCTGGTACGGCCCGGGCACCCGGCTGGTGTTCGACCGCATCGCCCGCGACCTCGGCGTCAGCGCCGTCCCGGTGCGCGAGGCGGTGCGGCGGCTGGAGGCCGAGGGCTGGGTGGTCTTCGAGCGCAACGTCGGCGCCCAGGTCGCGGGGGTCGACCCGGACCAGTACCGGCACGCCATGCACACGCTGGCGCTGCTGGAGGGCCACGCGATGGCCACCGCGCGGTTCACCCCCGCCGCGCTGACCCGCGCGGCGACCCTCAACGACCGGATGCGCGCCACGCTGGCCGAGTTCGACCCGCTGGGCTTCACCCGGCTCAACCGCGAGTTCCACCTGCTGCTGTGCGGCGGTTGCGCGAACCCGCACCTGCGCGACCTGATCACCCGGGAGTGGAACCTGCTCGACGTGCTGCGCCGCTCCACCTTCGCCATCGTGCCCGGCCGGGCCAGGGAGTCGGTGGACGAGCACGACGAGCTGCTGCGCCTGCTGCGCACCGGGGCGCCCGCCGCCGAGGTCGAGGCGTTCGCCCGCCAGCACAAGCTCAACACCGTCAGCGCCGTGTCCACGGTGTCGTGGCGGTAG
- the dapA gene encoding 4-hydroxy-tetrahydrodipicolinate synthase, whose protein sequence is MKFRATPSLIKGSIAPVVTPFTADGAVDTEGLRRLVRWQLESGSHGISIGGSTGEPSAQSVAERIAAMKAVAEEIDDRVPFLPGTGSTKLEETLEITEAAHKLGADLALVITPYYSRPTQDGLIAWYGTVAREFPDQPIVIYNVPSRTAVDIAPETVATLRRSHDNIVGIKETTKDFEHFSHVLHKCGRDFLMWSGIELLCLPLLAIGGIGFVSALANIAPAAVAKMYELYVAGDHDGAIDLHYQLAPLVELLFVETNPAPAKHILKDLGLIESGFVRAPLIEPTPKGLERITALRAQAEHLLVRPSL, encoded by the coding sequence ATGAAGTTCCGCGCCACCCCGTCGCTGATCAAGGGGTCGATCGCCCCGGTGGTCACCCCGTTCACCGCCGATGGCGCGGTGGACACCGAGGGCCTGCGCAGGCTCGTGCGCTGGCAGCTCGAGTCCGGCTCGCACGGCATCTCCATCGGCGGCTCCACCGGCGAGCCCAGCGCGCAGAGCGTCGCCGAGCGGATCGCCGCGATGAAGGCCGTTGCCGAGGAGATCGACGACCGGGTGCCGTTCCTGCCCGGCACCGGCTCCACCAAGCTCGAGGAGACCCTGGAGATCACCGAGGCCGCGCACAAGCTCGGCGCCGACCTCGCCCTGGTCATCACCCCGTACTACAGCCGCCCCACCCAGGACGGCCTGATCGCCTGGTACGGCACCGTGGCGCGGGAGTTCCCCGACCAGCCGATCGTGATCTACAACGTGCCCTCGCGCACCGCGGTGGACATCGCGCCGGAGACCGTGGCGACCCTGCGTCGCAGCCACGACAACATCGTGGGCATCAAGGAGACCACCAAGGACTTCGAGCACTTCTCGCACGTGCTGCACAAGTGCGGCCGCGACTTCCTGATGTGGTCGGGCATCGAGCTGCTCTGCCTGCCGCTGCTGGCCATCGGCGGCATCGGCTTCGTCAGCGCGCTGGCCAACATCGCCCCGGCCGCGGTCGCCAAGATGTACGAGCTCTACGTCGCCGGTGACCACGACGGCGCCATCGACCTGCACTACCAGTTGGCGCCGCTGGTGGAGCTGCTGTTCGTCGAGACCAACCCGGCGCCCGCCAAGCACATCCTCAAGGACCTCGGCCTCATCGAGAGCGGTTTCGTCCGCGCGCCGCTGATCGAGCCGACCCCCAAGGGCCTGGAGCGCATCACCGCGCTGCGCGCCCAGGCCGAGCACCTGCTCGTCCGCCCCTCCCTCTGA